One Rosa chinensis cultivar Old Blush chromosome 3, RchiOBHm-V2, whole genome shotgun sequence DNA window includes the following coding sequences:
- the LOC112195170 gene encoding uncharacterized protein LOC112195170 isoform X3, producing the protein METGAQYRFWRGCGFLRFWSVGGEGAAGLISVETGKDLVDFCILGCFGEKRNSWASPVDIEKRGFDWLMVVEYSHDEIGFQVGNEEMDSCVCFWKWTKCRKSRTNLIVDGHSNTSSLSQMS; encoded by the exons ATGGAGACAGGAGCTCAATACAGATTCTGGAGGGGATGTGGATTTCTGCGTTTTTGGAGTGTTGGAGGAGAAGGAGCTGCTGGGTTAATTTCAGTTGAAACTGGGAAG GATTTGGTGGATTTCTGCATTCTGGGATGTTTTGGAGAAAAGAGAAATAGTTGGGCCAGTCCGGTTGATATCGAGAAAAGG GGATTCGATTGGTTGATGGTTGTGGAGTACAGTCACGACGAAATTGGTTTCCAAGTTGGGAATGAAGAAATG gactcgtGCGTGTGCTTTTGGAAGTGGACAAAGTGTCGAAAGTCGAGAACGAATCTAATTGTGGATGGGCACTCCAAtaccag ttccttgtcacaaatgagctga
- the LOC112195170 gene encoding uncharacterized protein LOC112195170 isoform X2 yields the protein METGAQYRFWRGCGFLRFWSVGGEGAAGLISVETGKDLVDFCILGCFGEKRNSWASPVDIEKRGFDWLMVVEYSHDEIGFQVGNEEMDSCVCFWKWTKCRKSRTNLIVDGHSNTRFLGIPRCR from the exons ATGGAGACAGGAGCTCAATACAGATTCTGGAGGGGATGTGGATTTCTGCGTTTTTGGAGTGTTGGAGGAGAAGGAGCTGCTGGGTTAATTTCAGTTGAAACTGGGAAG GATTTGGTGGATTTCTGCATTCTGGGATGTTTTGGAGAAAAGAGAAATAGTTGGGCCAGTCCGGTTGATATCGAGAAAAGG GGATTCGATTGGTTGATGGTTGTGGAGTACAGTCACGACGAAATTGGTTTCCAAGTTGGGAATGAAGAAATG gactcgtGCGTGTGCTTTTGGAAGTGGACAAAGTGTCGAAAGTCGAGAACGAATCTAATTGTGGATGGGCACTCCAAtaccag attcctagggatcccacggtgtcgataa
- the LOC112195170 gene encoding uncharacterized protein LOC112195170 isoform X5 — protein sequence METGAQYRFWRGCGFLRFWSVGGEGAAGLISVETGKDLVDFCILGCFGEKRNSWASPVDIEKRGFDWLMVVEYSHDEIGFQVGNEEMDSCVCFWKWTKCRKSRTNLIVDGHSNTRTDNC from the exons ATGGAGACAGGAGCTCAATACAGATTCTGGAGGGGATGTGGATTTCTGCGTTTTTGGAGTGTTGGAGGAGAAGGAGCTGCTGGGTTAATTTCAGTTGAAACTGGGAAG GATTTGGTGGATTTCTGCATTCTGGGATGTTTTGGAGAAAAGAGAAATAGTTGGGCCAGTCCGGTTGATATCGAGAAAAGG GGATTCGATTGGTTGATGGTTGTGGAGTACAGTCACGACGAAATTGGTTTCCAAGTTGGGAATGAAGAAATG gactcgtGCGTGTGCTTTTGGAAGTGGACAAAGTGTCGAAAGTCGAGAACGAATCTAATTGTGGATGGGCACTCCAAtaccag aactgataattgctaa
- the LOC112194620 gene encoding uncharacterized protein LOC112194620 encodes MKGHVSDQCPQLMEEGGLEGANAIGFQQGGQPPRNDPFSNTYNPGWREHPNFRWRNNENVQNGQTHHGNQINAISTDVAELKKQMSQVVKFMGKFHEQGKLPSNTIPNHKGGFGGATN; translated from the exons ATGAAAGGGCATGTGTCTGAccaatgccctcaactcatggaGGAAGGAGGACTTGAAGGTGCCAACGCCATAGGATTTCAACAAGGAGGTCAACCTCCAAGAAACGATCCATTTTCAaacacttacaatcctggatggagggagcACCCTAACTTTCGTTGGAGGAACAATGAAAACGTGCAAAATG GTCAAACTCATCATGGGAACCAAATCAATGCCATATCCACAGATGTAGCTGAAttgaagaagcaaatgagtcaAGTAGTGAAGTTTATGGGTAAGTTTCATGAGCAAGGGAAGCTTCctagcaacacaattccaaaccatAAGGGAGGctttggtggcgccaccaactaA
- the LOC112195226 gene encoding protein S-acyltransferase 10, which yields MGILFLFGVWLVGLVRRYALGLKAAFVMLHLIYVGVLFLFDGGLIEKTKRESWYTGTYLALFVITLVQYFVTSGSSSGCLDKAVLQLKENGVDPSPWRLCTVTQVEEVEIILKLIPILAFQGTHF from the exons ATGGGAATACTATTCCTTTTTGGTGTTTGGTTGGTGGGTTTAGTTCGGAGGTATGCTTTGGGTTTAAAAGCTGCATTTGTGATGCTGCATCTGATATATGTTGGTGTTCTTTTTCTGTTTGATGGAGGTTTGATAGAGAAAACTAAAAGAGAATCATG GTATACAGGAACATATTTGGCTCTTTTTGTGATTACATTGGTTCAATACTTCGTTACTTCTGGTTCTTCTTCTGG ATGTTTAGACAAAGCAGTTCTGCAGCTGAAGGAAAACGGTGTAGACCCAAGTCCTTGGAGGCTTTGCACCGTGACTCAAGTAGAGGAAGTAGAGATTATATTGAAACTTATTCCAATCCTAGCTTTCCAAGGGACACATTTCTAA
- the LOC112195170 gene encoding uncharacterized protein LOC112195170 isoform X6 encodes METGAQYRFWRGCGFLRFWSVGGEGAAGLISVETGKDLVDFCILGCFGEKRNSWASPVDIEKRGFDWLMVVEYSHDEIGFQVGNEEMCAGFKHVVGKRTGEAHGPAWRISL; translated from the exons ATGGAGACAGGAGCTCAATACAGATTCTGGAGGGGATGTGGATTTCTGCGTTTTTGGAGTGTTGGAGGAGAAGGAGCTGCTGGGTTAATTTCAGTTGAAACTGGGAAG GATTTGGTGGATTTCTGCATTCTGGGATGTTTTGGAGAAAAGAGAAATAGTTGGGCCAGTCCGGTTGATATCGAGAAAAGG GGATTCGATTGGTTGATGGTTGTGGAGTACAGTCACGACGAAATTGGTTTCCAAGTTGGGAATGAAGAAATG TGTGCAGGTTTCAAGCACGTGGTCGGCAAGCGTACaggggaggcacatggcccggcttggcggatttctctttag
- the LOC112195170 gene encoding uncharacterized protein LOC112195170 isoform X7: protein METGAQYRFWRGCGFLRFWSVGGEGAAGLISVETGKDLVDFCILGCFGEKRNSWASPVDIEKRGFDWLMVVEYSHDEIGFQVGNEEMFLVTNELK from the exons ATGGAGACAGGAGCTCAATACAGATTCTGGAGGGGATGTGGATTTCTGCGTTTTTGGAGTGTTGGAGGAGAAGGAGCTGCTGGGTTAATTTCAGTTGAAACTGGGAAG GATTTGGTGGATTTCTGCATTCTGGGATGTTTTGGAGAAAAGAGAAATAGTTGGGCCAGTCCGGTTGATATCGAGAAAAGG GGATTCGATTGGTTGATGGTTGTGGAGTACAGTCACGACGAAATTGGTTTCCAAGTTGGGAATGAAGAAATG ttccttgtcacaaatgagctgaaatga
- the LOC112195170 gene encoding uncharacterized protein LOC112195170 isoform X1 produces METGAQYRFWRGCGFLRFWSVGGEGAAGLISVETGKDLVDFCILGCFGEKRNSWASPVDIEKRGFDWLMVVEYSHDEIGFQVGNEEMDSCVCFWKWTKCRKSRTNLIVDGHSNTSVQVSSTWSASVQGRHMARLGGFLFSFIKRKVLVPYRILK; encoded by the exons ATGGAGACAGGAGCTCAATACAGATTCTGGAGGGGATGTGGATTTCTGCGTTTTTGGAGTGTTGGAGGAGAAGGAGCTGCTGGGTTAATTTCAGTTGAAACTGGGAAG GATTTGGTGGATTTCTGCATTCTGGGATGTTTTGGAGAAAAGAGAAATAGTTGGGCCAGTCCGGTTGATATCGAGAAAAGG GGATTCGATTGGTTGATGGTTGTGGAGTACAGTCACGACGAAATTGGTTTCCAAGTTGGGAATGAAGAAATG gactcgtGCGTGTGCTTTTGGAAGTGGACAAAGTGTCGAAAGTCGAGAACGAATCTAATTGTGGATGGGCACTCCAAtaccag TGTGCAGGTTTCAAGCACGTGGTCGGCAAGCGTACaggggaggcacatggcccggcttggcggatttctctttagttttatcAAAAGGAAGGTTTTGGTCCcttatcggattttgaagtaa
- the LOC112195170 gene encoding uncharacterized protein LOC112195170 isoform X4 has translation METGAQYRFWRGCGFLRFWSVGGEGAAGLISVETGKDLVDFCILGCFGEKRNSWASPVDIEKRGFDWLMVVEYSHDEIGFQVGNEEMDSCVCFWKWTKCRKSRTNLIVDGHSNTRRVDS, from the exons ATGGAGACAGGAGCTCAATACAGATTCTGGAGGGGATGTGGATTTCTGCGTTTTTGGAGTGTTGGAGGAGAAGGAGCTGCTGGGTTAATTTCAGTTGAAACTGGGAAG GATTTGGTGGATTTCTGCATTCTGGGATGTTTTGGAGAAAAGAGAAATAGTTGGGCCAGTCCGGTTGATATCGAGAAAAGG GGATTCGATTGGTTGATGGTTGTGGAGTACAGTCACGACGAAATTGGTTTCCAAGTTGGGAATGAAGAAATG gactcgtGCGTGTGCTTTTGGAAGTGGACAAAGTGTCGAAAGTCGAGAACGAATCTAATTGTGGATGGGCACTCCAAtaccag acgcgtagattcctag